AATTCtatgaaagcaaagcataaggTGATGTCTAAATTAAAGCACAATAATTGGTCTCCCCAGTATCGTTGTTGTTTTTCTTCTTGATGTCTCTCATGGTGGCAGTCAACTTCTTCTTTGTTATGGGTAAACTACAGGGAATGTCTTCCATTCGTACCACAATCGCTGGCCTGTAATGACGCTTCCTCTCCATTAGAATTTTAACAAATTGGCTACACCAAAATGTGGAGAAATAATTCATACTGTATCACAGCATGAAATCAAATATAAGATTTCTATTTTTCATATTTTCCTCAAAACTAGCTACTTTCTTCTTTAATTTTTTGAAAACATCTATTCACAAAAAAGTCCAACCCATTATTATGGGAACACATCACTTGCTATCAccaattgacaccttgtgccaTTAGCGCAAAGAATAGTATGTTCTGTGTATGCACAATTTTATGCGGATTAAAAGCAATTATAGTATGATAGTCATTATTGATATCACAGTATTTGGCTCAGCCTCTATCACAATAGTATTAATGCATCTGTGCTTGTAGTTTGTGATTGATATGAAGCCACATTTATAAGGGTTGCACTTCAGCCTTCTAAAGCATTTTACTAGAATCTTTTAGTATAACTCAGCACTACTACGCTGTGTAATCAATTGTTGCATGATGTATCATATCCAGATCATATCTCCTTGGAGAACTGTtaggatagtattcactattcAGATATTTAAGAGCACCTATCGTGATTGTACAACTCTTACTACCTCTAAGCACACTAGTCTATTAGtcaaaaaatcaagcccatgcatactatcaagagtccataataagagagagagtgtctaactctagTATGCTGTATCAAAAATGAGCCCGACTAGTATCTCAGTATATCATTCGTAAACTACCATAGTGTTAACTTCAGTAATTGCCACCTTTCCTGGATGCTTCAATGGATTCGCCAGCCAGCCGCATTGTTTCACGCGTAGAGTAGTAATCATCAAACTGTTTCGAATCTGGGTTTGTAGTGATAGACGCGTGATCGGTAATGGATGCCACGCCAACCCATGCCACTCCGAGTGTTACGGTAAATGCTACGCCTTCTAGGAATATTCGCGTGTCTACCACGCAGGAGTCTTATTGGCTATTCGATGAATTGTTTGAACAAGAGAGTCTTGATGAAGACGAATTGATGGAAATGGACACGGTTGCTGAGGTTCAGGATGTGGAACCAGCAAATGAGTCGATGTTAGAACCCTCACCAGTTGCTAATATGAACGAATCGTTTTTCGAGTCTGAGTTTGATGTCGTCCCAGGTAGATCCGAGAAAGAACTACCCATGGCTCCGTCTGATGTAGCCACCCCGGTTGAGAAAGAAATGTTTTTGAAAGGTATTGTTGATGCTGTTAGTAATCAGTTTCCTGAACTTGCTTTTGTGACTGGATACCTTGCATCAGACAGCAACAACCCTGTTTTAACAATAACTCAGAAAAGCCTGTTTAGTCATTCCCCATTTGGAATAACCTCTCGTGTTACCATCACCATTCAATACAAACATTATTCAGTACACGTTTTGATGAGGCTGTGGAGAGAAGGGGAGATAAAGTCATTTGATGATGAGGTAGAGCTGTGTCATATTTTTGGTTGCAAGTCCACGTACAAGTTTTGTCCTGGAGTGGATCCCGATTATTACGAAAATGAGTTCCACAAAGCTATTCGGTTTCATATTAAAAGCGTACGTCTAACTCAGTTTCCTTTTTCAAGGGTGGATTCCATCAACTGTAAACTTTGGTTTTTGCCTGCATCGAATTTATGTGCAGCAGAGAAAGCAGTAAATGAAGTGAAGTGTCCAGCTTGCAAACGTTTGATATATTACTTGAATTTGCAAAAGAAGAGGACACTTGCTGAAAGCCCAGCCAAAAGGATAAGAAGACAAATTCCCTCATCAAGGGCACGACTGCAATATATGTCTCCTGGTAGCCAACAGGCACGTAAACGTAATGCCCAATATCAAAGGTGGAGTAGTATTCGGAAGCTAGCTAGGCTGGAGGAGAATGAAGTTACTTTGGACAGTGAACAAAATGATGAGATGTGTACAGTAGTAGAAGCAGTACCGACTGAAGAATTAGAAAAGCTGTTCCAAGAAGGAGAACAACATGGTGTTGGCAGTCTAATGAAGAATGTTTGGTTTAGCGATAAAGATCGTCAGAGAAAAGAGTTTTCCCAGGATCAAGAGCGGAACAGTAAGGCTCTCATAGGTTATTGGTAGAGCCATGGATGATCAACCCATTTAACCCGCCGAACAAACTTTTTTGGTTGATTTGTCCTTCCCATCAGGTATGACAATGTACCTCCTATGTACATATTTTGAGGTAACTTTTACATTTTATAGTTGAAAAACATGTTTTCTTTGAAAAACATGTTTTgttttcttcgttttcttcgaAACAGAATGAGACAAAGCACTTCAGACATGACGAAGGTGTTGAATTTGGATGGAATGCCATTACAGATTTATACAAACGCAAGCTAGTTAGAGCCAGAAACAACCAGGCAAGTATGGTGCCACGTTTAAGGGAAGCACACTGCCTGCGTGATTCATGGACAAAACTTAATGTTCTTCCAGCAAAAATCATGCAGGTAAACAATATAGTTGGTAGCTCGTAAAGAATTATGTACCCAATTACACAGTTGCTAGAGTTTCATGATTTGATAAATTTAATGCTCCATTTATTTTTCATATGTAGCAAGAGCAAGTTCTTGGTGAGCTCCACTGGTAGGTGAACCAAGTTCCTCCACCAGATGATTCAGCAGCTGTAGCTGAGACGTTGGCTTATTTAGAAGCTTGCCATTTAATTTTAGAATGTGGCTTCTTGTCCCATGACCGAATAAGGAGTTTGGAGTGTGAGATACTGACAAACATCACCAAAGGGTACAAATATTTCACTGAATGGCTGAGCTCATTAATAAAGAAAGGTATGTACATGCATTTACATGAACAATGCATTTAGTTGTTTTTTCAATAGATCCAAAGTATCCTCACACATCATCAACTCAAAGGTATTTCCTCGCGTGGCAAAGTGAGTGTACTGGTTGAACATAGTGTGTACTGTTTAGTGATTACTTATTCTCTAAACTGTGAATCATACATACTGTGTTGCTATGTAAATGTGCTGTTACATTCTATATTTGTTCAATAGCCTGGGATCTACTCTGAGTTGATGTGTATGGAATTCAAGCCTTTTGCAAGTGGTTTTTGCAGACATACCCATCATATTTTGTGTCTCCTCTGCGACTGTCAGGATCAGCAGTCGAAAGCCTGTTCAGTCAGTACAAGTTCAGTGCTGCAGGAAAATTGGACTCTGTCAACTTCACAACAGCCCGTACTGCCCACCTTGTGAAGCAGTGTGCCACATCTCATCATAGTGGCAAAAACTACAGGGATGAAAACTTAAGTTTTGTAGAAACTCCTTTACAGAAGAAAACATGCAATAAGCTAACATAATTTACAACATgtcaacaataacaacacaatTAAATCAATTTTTAATCGTTAAGGCCTAAATTGGATTCTAGTTTGGCATGATAAGCAAGGAGAGTAGTTCTTAAATTGACATCAACTGTGGAGGCCAGGCCTTTCTTCGTTGCAAAATGCTGCTTTGTAGCTGACAAGAATTCCTGTATTCTCGTATTACAAATCTTTCTTGTAAAGGTAGAATACACATTTTGTATTGCTTCATCACTGTAGGTGGCTTCCACATTCAGTGATCTAGTAGCTAATGCTTCTCTGAACACATGTACAAGCTTCTCCTGACTTTTAACTTTGTCATGTGCAACCTGTATGGGTACATGCATTGTCAAGTGCTATTCAAGTACAAGATAACCTTGATCAAATTTTCTCCCTCCTGCTTTAGTCCATCAAGATTAACAATTTCTGTCACTAACGTATCAAGTTCTCTTATAAATGGCAGGAATGCAGCATCTGGAAAATACATATACCCTCGGTCACGATAACTTAGGTACTGAGGTATGTTAGTTTTGTCCTTGGAGTTGATACAGTGCAGTAGTGATATTTCTTGAGAAAGAATATCTCTCTGGTCATCTCGACAAGctttaatttgtttatagcGGAGATGAAGCATGTCTGATATGGCAGCGCCACCAAACCGATAGTATACATCATCACCTTCCTGGACGGTAGGATTGGTATTTTCAAGACTGCCACTTTGAAAAGTGGATACATGATCCAGTAAACAATGGTATATGGCTGATGATATTGTCATCATGATAGGGTTGCTCTCGGGAACTGGAGAACCATTCTCCTCACAGAATCCAAGCCAGAGTGTTCTAGCTTCACTTATCTGGTAGGCATCGGGATCAGTTAAATTGATCTCTGATAAAGCATACTGGCTGCTAAGAAGAAACGCACTACAGTACTGGTACCACTGGAACTGAAAATTTACAAAAGAATCTGGAGATTTTTTACACTGTTTGTAAAGACCTGAGAAGCACAACTGATGACTTGCAATTATATCAGGTAGTGGTTGTTCAGCCTCATGAAGCTTGCAAACTAGACTCATCAACGTATCTGGGAAAACTTGCTCGTATAACTTTATATTAACTTCTCTTTTAAGTACTGAGACATCTATCAAATCCAAAGATGCTGTTAGTTTGTCTCTTTCTTGTTTAATACTTTAGACTTCCTTAACTTTGGTACGGGTGGTAACTGGTCCAAATTCTGCGATTATTTGGTACTCGCTTTTTAAACTTTTCTTTGTCCTTTCCTCGAGATTGGTGGTGGCTGAGGCCTACCCTTCTCTGGTTCGCTCGCGTTGCACGCGGACCTATTCAAAGAAATTACATGAATGAAAAGCTTGTACACAGCGACACTAACTCACGTCGAATCACTGTCAAGTCTCTGATCTTTTTCTACGAGTTTTCGTCTGCTTCTTCTTGGCAAATCGCCATCTGACCTACACGCCATTTCTCCAATTAACGCCACCAGTTACTCTGTCTAGCGCACGTGTACACAGTTCATGATCAACAAGGCCCTGCGCAACTGGTTATTTACACCAACAATCGACTCTTTACTAGAAGCCAACTGGGGTACCGCACTAGTCGGGCTCATTTTTGATACAGCATActagagttagacactctctctcttattatggactcttgatactatcaagagtaaatctctccattatttactcttgcttgAGCATTATAGAGTTGCGCTTGTCTGAGGCATCAACCATGCttgtaaaattttgtagcaaattAAAAAAGTGTTTATGGCCTTAATTTTACCTTCCAATTGAAAGTATTGTAAAGATAGGAGTCGGTTTTAGGCAAAGATTTTTCTTGTGAAGCCCAAAACACCAGGATCTTTGATGtgataatatctaatcaaaaaacagccaaactgtaaaaaaaggtgcggcccccaaaaaggccatggtcaTTTTAataactgaactccttacattgtgactagtttctagctgatctctctacagggtgatttgtttgtagctgatctctctacaagttgatttgtgtgtagctgatctttctactggttgatttgtttgtagccgatctctctacaaggtaatttgtttgtagctgaactctgtacaaggtgcttttttgtaggtgatctcactgcaggttgatttgtttgtagctgaactcactaaagggcgatttgcttgtagctgaactccttacattgtgtccagtttctagctgatctctctacagagtgatttgtttgtagctaaactctctataaggtgatttatttgtagctgaactccttacattgtgtgtagtttctagctgatctctctacagggtgattcgtttgtagttgatctctctacaagttgatttgtgtgtagctgatctctctgcaggttgatttgtttgtagccgatctctctatagggtaatttgtttgtagctgaactctctataaggtgatttgtttgtagttgatctctctgcaggttgatttgttttagctgaactctctacaggctgatttgtttgtagctgatctctctacagggtaatttgtttgtagctgaactctctacatggtggtttctttgttgctgaactttctacagggtgttttgcttgtagctaatctctctatagggcaatgtgtttgtagctgatctctctacagggtgatttttttgtacggagctgacctctcttcagggtgatttgtttttttgtagctgacctctcttcagggtgatttgtttctagctgattgctctacaggttgatttgtttgtagatgaactctctacagggtaatttacttgtagctgaactccttactttgtgtctagtttgtagctgatctctctacagggtgatttgcttgtactgaactccttacattgtgtgtagtttctagctgatctctctacagggtgatttgtttgtagctgatctctctacaagttgatttgtgtgtagctgatctctctgcaggttgatttgtttgtagccgatctctctacaggtaatctgtttgtagctgaactctctataaggtgatttgtttgtagctgatctctctgcaggttgatttgttttagctgaactctctacagggtgattgcttgtaggtgaactccttacattgtgtctagtttctagttgatgtctctacagggtgattttttgtagctgaactctcttcagggtgatttgtttctagctgatctctctacaggtagatttgtgttgatttgttcattgctgatcgctctaaaggttgatttgttgcagctgaacaccctgcaaagtgttttgtttgtagtgatcactctaaaggataatttgtttgtagctgaactctctccacagtgacttgtgtgtagctgaattctgtgtaactgaattctctagagagtgacttaattgtagctgaattctctacacagtgcatgacttgtttatagctgaactttcttcagtgtgacttgtaatgttctgaatctctatagtgatatatttgcttaactctccacatggtgactgtcttcttgctgaactgtctataagattaactgtttgcagctgaactccctacagaataacttgtgatgtaataaaattctataatggagtaaataaattagccgaatgctctattagggtggctgttctattagagtatctcgatctcgcatttgctacacagattTGGCTTTCgaaccataactcagtggtttgtactccgattcttctgtactactgcaaggactttctatgaagattattccagctatacaccgattttgagctcattgctctaagcggtttgcctagtaggcgtgaaaactaatacttttttattcataaaaatcgatcgcgtaattgtgacacaggttgggttttgtgtcatatctccgtggtctttatctcgattcctttcaaactaccaaaaggcactcctacgatggttactccatctacatagcaattttcaacttattccatgaagcggtttaccctgtaggcgtgacaacaaatcgatcttgttttacgtgaataatcggtcataattcctgaaccattcatcggatttgtaccaaatttgatgctaggattcgcctttggactccctttctgtgtgccaaatttcaaggcgatcggagtacgcgtttgcttgttatagcaatttttgcaagtgtgcgaaaagacgaagaaaaaaataacgaagaaaaaaaaacgaaactttggcagttcgtatctcggaaatggctggagcgatttccttcaaatttggaatgtagactcccttggctggcgggcaactgtgtagcaaatttggttccaatcagattagtgatcaccgagatacaaaggtgtgaaaatgacgttttcgttcttcctgtcaatatactcacggtgtggcgcgccggcttcttgggccgcacgacacactaccgtgtgtcttgatacagtcACTACCATACTACAATATATGGACATACAAATTTGTTTATGTGTATTGTGCACATTTACATGTCATCTTGTGCATACCATGTCTAGCTCCAACTCTGCACACCCATCAGGAAGACTGCGACCAAAAACATCGAATACGTTGTCCTCATTTAAGCTTCCTAAGCTGACATTTTCTTCTGAGATAAGAGCTGGCAAAACAGTACTGATAACATATTCTTCAACCAACTGTTTCATTCTTTGTGCACGAGTTTTATTTAGTCCACCTTCCAGCATCTAAACAACGAAAGTTGTGATGTCATACTTAATGACCAGAATGATCGACTATCTTAACATAAACCCCCCCGAAGCCTGCTATCAGTAATCTAAACAATGTAGTGCCTTAACCACACAATCTAGATACAAttgtatttttaaaatgcaAAGAGTGCATTATAATATACACAtaattacaaatacatgtatataccttGTTTGTGAAGTATAGTAGAATTGAACATCCCGTTACTACTTGTGGATTTGATATTCCAACTGCATCAAACAGTATAGGGTTGAATGTTTCTAATGTCTCAATACGGCCAGCATTGACAAAATCACTCTCAATTTTAATGACAGTTCCTGTCATGATTGAAGCAGCTTCTAACTGTTCAAATGCTGCAAATTGATCTTCAGTTCTTGGGCCCACTTTAGGTTTGTTGAATGGAATTAGTAGAGTCCTTGATGAAATTCTGCATGTAGAATAATAACGTATGCAAAAATTAAGGTCTCTCTCCATGAAACATTATGATTcctatatgtacacacacacacacacacacacacacatgcacaatatCATACCTTTCATTACTTCCAAAAGTAAAATTGCTGCTGTATATGGGGCACACTAATGGGAGCATACTTCCACACATTACATTGGCGGATATTG
This genomic interval from Dysidea avara chromosome 15, odDysAvar1.4, whole genome shotgun sequence contains the following:
- the LOC136245530 gene encoding uncharacterized protein, with protein sequence MSLVCKLHEAEQPLPDIIASHQLCFSGLYKQCKKSPDSFVNFQFQWYQYCSAFLLSSQYALSEINLTDPDAYQISEARTLWLGFCEENGSPVPESNPIMMTISSAIYHCLLDHVSTFQSGSLENTNPTVQEGDDVYYRFGGAAISDMLHLRYKQIKACRDDQRDILSQEISLLHCINSKDKTNIPQYLSYRDRGYMYFPDAAFLPFIRELDTLVTEIVNLDGLKQEGENLIKVAHDKVKSQEKLVHVFREALATRSLNVEATYSDEAIQNVYSTFTRKICNTRIQEFLSATKQHFATKKGLASTVDVNLRTTLLAYHAKLESNLGLND